The proteins below come from a single Hemitrygon akajei chromosome 2, sHemAka1.3, whole genome shotgun sequence genomic window:
- the LOC140737935 gene encoding polymeric immunoglobulin receptor-like, translating to MMWNMVVWSAVFLGTTRTNGIIKQLPEQITITEGGTAQLKCTYISKINDTKKPVGAFTWYKDEEHRIVSNKSSGFHGRVRTSSSARILSQSIQIVNVSMNDTGKYYCTAHLLGKGVYLGKGTQVTVTRNITTNGIIKQSPEQITITEGGTAQLNCTYMNKMNDTKKPVGAFTWYKDDEHGIVSNRSSGFHGRVRTSSSARILSQSIQIVNVSMNDTGKYYCTAHLLGKGVYLGKGTQVTVTRTTTAIGIIKQSPEQIMLAEGGTAQMNCTYISKINDIKKPVGAIIWYKDEENRTVCNSCTGFHGRVRTNSLQGVLSQSVQIINVRMNDTGKYYCRAHLLGKGVQLGKGAQVTVTPRNPTGFGRSLRWQMTEMGVKLAVFALINSVTVFGIGTWETYRALIVTNRANRQQIWNVIKWQRVEPRDP from the exons GAACTACAAGGACTAACGGAATAATCAAACAATTGCCAGAGCAGATCACGATTACCGAAGGGGGCACAGCGCAGCTGAAGTGTACTTACATCAGTAAAATAAACGATACAAAGAAGCCGGTCGGAGCCTTTACCTGGTACAAAGACGAGGAACACCGTATTGTTTCCAACAAGTCCAGCGGGTTTCATGGTCGGGTGAGGACCAGCAGTTCAGCGCGCATTCTAAGCCAATCTATACAAATTGTCAACGTCAGTATGAACGATACAGGGAAGTATTACTGCACAGCACACCTTCTCGGGAAGGGAGTTTATCTTGGAAAAGGGACACAAGTTACAGTCACAC GAAACATAACAACTAACGGAATTATCAAACAATCGCCAGAGCAAATCACGATTACTGAAGGGGGCACGGCGCAGCTGAATTGTACTTACATGAATAAAATGAACGATACAAAGAAACCGGTCGGAGCCTTTACCTGGTACAAAGACGACGAACACGGTATTGTTTCCAACAGGTCCAGCGGGTTTCATGGTCGCGTGAGGACCAGCAGTTCAGCGCGCATTCTAAGCCAATCTATACAAATTGTCAACGTCAGTATGAACGATACAGGGAAGTATTACTGCACAGCACACCTTCTCGGGAAGGGAGTTTATCTTGGAAAAGGGACACAAGTTACAGTCACAC GAACTACAACAGCTATCGGAATAATCAAACAATCGCCAGAGCAAATCATGCTTGCTGAAGGAGGCACAGCGCAGATGAATTGTACTTACATCAGTAAAATAAACGATATAAAGAAGCCGGTCGGAGCCATTATCTGGTACAAAGACGAGGAAAACCGTACAGTTTGCAACAGCTGCACCGGGTTTCACGGTCGCGTAAGGACTAACAGTCTACAGGGCGTTCTAAGCCAATCTGTACAAATCATCAACGTCAGAATGAACGATACAGGGAAGTATTACTGTCGAGCACACCTTCTCGGGAAGGGAGTTCAGCTTGGAAAAGGGGCACAAGTTACAGTCACAC CTAGGAACCCAACGGGATTTGGAAGGAGCTTGCGTTGGCAGATGACTGAAATGGGAGTAAAACTTGCAGTGTTTGCTTTGATCAACAGTGTAACAGTTTTCGGCATCGGCACCTGGGAGACGTATAGAGCTCTCATTGTAACAAATCGAGCCAACAGGCAA CAAATATGGAATGTAATAAAGTGGCAACGTGTTGAGCCAAGAGACCCTTGA